Proteins encoded by one window of Bacillota bacterium:
- a CDS encoding TIGR03936 family radical SAM-associated protein: protein MRVRLVYRQEGQARFISHLDVMRAFERAARRAELPLAYSQGFNPRPKLVFAAPLPVGTSGCREYVDLELEGDLAPDEVLDRLCRNLPGGLVPFGARSAAGPPLMSLVSRACYLAAGDLPRGFSAGHLEEGVARFLARGEIVTERKTAKGIRRKDIRPGLRRLTAQSDGDRLKLTMELEAGSARNVRPDEVMQALGVVLELDAESFNILRTAVLSREGVLLWDL from the coding sequence GTGCGGGTTAGGCTCGTTTACCGCCAAGAGGGGCAGGCCCGGTTTATTTCGCACCTGGACGTAATGCGCGCCTTTGAACGCGCCGCCCGGCGGGCGGAGCTGCCGCTGGCGTACAGTCAGGGATTCAACCCGCGGCCGAAACTGGTATTCGCCGCCCCCTTGCCGGTCGGCACCAGCGGGTGCCGGGAATACGTCGACCTGGAGCTGGAGGGCGACCTGGCCCCGGATGAAGTATTGGACCGGCTGTGTCGGAACCTGCCGGGAGGGCTTGTGCCTTTCGGGGCCCGGAGCGCCGCCGGTCCGCCGCTGATGAGTTTGGTGAGCCGGGCCTGCTATCTCGCGGCGGGGGATCTGCCCCGGGGGTTTTCGGCAGGACATCTGGAGGAGGGAGTAGCTCGCTTCCTGGCCCGCGGGGAGATTGTAACCGAACGGAAGACCGCCAAGGGAATCAGGCGCAAAGACATCCGTCCAGGCCTCCGCCGTCTGACGGCACAAAGCGACGGTGACCGGCTGAAACTGACTATGGAACTGGAGGCCGGCTCGGCGCGGAACGTACGTCCGGATGAAGTCATGCAGGCGCTGGGGGTTGTCCTGGAGCTGGATGCGGAGAGCTTCAACATTTTGCGGACCGCAGTACTGTCCCGGGAGGGTGTTCTTCTCTGGGACCTGTGA
- a CDS encoding Rne/Rng family ribonuclease — protein sequence MLKREIVISTRDNATRVALLENRVPMEVYIEPDEEICLVGSIFKGVVENVLPGIEAAFVNVGLDRNAFLYVNDVLGQSGRTDAGIRDLLHPGQEVIVQVAKDPLGNKGPRVTMRVNLPGHYTVLMPTVNHIGISRRIEDESERERLREVVHRARPNGMGAIVRTAARGIAAEVLADDVRELEKLWYDIKKRESGAAAPSLLYRECGLLPRIIRDLFTEEIERLVLDSFTGYARSLTILDTVNPKLKSRVFWEDKPDIFEAYNVNQEINKALQRKTWLRCGGYLIFDQAEALTVIDVNTGRFTGRVDLEDTVYKTNLEAAVEIARQLRLRNLGGIIIIDFIDMSHEEHRNRVLEVLGEEIRKDRRRTHIMGLTRLGLVELTRKKVHPSLAELLLSSCPQCGGTGKIQGQRKDPLQAGSKGPGSYRWHHRHTREG from the coding sequence GTGCTGAAAAGAGAAATAGTGATCAGTACCCGGGATAACGCCACACGGGTGGCGCTGCTTGAAAACCGGGTGCCGATGGAGGTATATATAGAGCCGGACGAAGAGATCTGCCTGGTTGGGAGCATTTTTAAAGGTGTGGTCGAGAACGTGCTGCCCGGAATCGAGGCGGCCTTTGTAAACGTGGGGCTGGACCGGAACGCTTTTCTCTACGTGAATGACGTGTTGGGGCAGTCCGGCCGCACGGACGCCGGCATCAGGGACCTTTTGCACCCGGGCCAGGAAGTGATCGTACAGGTGGCCAAAGATCCCCTGGGCAACAAAGGGCCCCGGGTGACCATGCGGGTAAATCTGCCCGGACATTACACGGTGCTGATGCCGACGGTGAACCACATCGGCATCTCCCGGCGCATCGAGGACGAATCGGAACGGGAACGTCTCCGGGAAGTGGTACACCGGGCGCGGCCCAACGGGATGGGCGCGATCGTGCGCACCGCCGCCCGGGGGATCGCCGCCGAGGTGCTGGCCGACGACGTCCGGGAGTTGGAGAAGCTCTGGTATGATATAAAGAAGCGGGAGTCCGGCGCCGCGGCCCCGTCACTGCTGTACCGGGAGTGCGGGCTTTTGCCGCGGATTATTCGGGACCTCTTTACGGAAGAAATCGAACGCCTGGTGCTTGATTCGTTTACCGGCTACGCGCGATCCCTGACCATTCTGGACACCGTGAACCCCAAACTGAAATCCCGGGTGTTTTGGGAAGACAAGCCCGATATCTTTGAAGCCTACAATGTGAACCAGGAGATCAACAAAGCACTGCAGCGCAAGACCTGGCTGCGGTGCGGCGGATACCTGATCTTCGACCAGGCCGAGGCGTTGACCGTGATCGACGTGAACACCGGCCGGTTCACCGGTCGCGTGGACCTGGAGGACACCGTTTACAAGACCAACCTCGAGGCGGCGGTGGAGATCGCGCGGCAGTTGCGGTTGCGCAACCTGGGCGGGATCATCATCATCGACTTCATCGACATGAGCCACGAGGAGCACCGGAACCGGGTGCTCGAGGTGCTGGGCGAGGAAATCAGGAAGGACCGGCGGCGGACCCACATCATGGGGCTGACCCGGCTCGGCCTGGTGGAGCTGACCAGGAAAAAGGTCCATCCCAGCCTGGCGGAGTTATTGCTGAGCAGTTGCCCGCAGTGCGGCGGAACCGGGAAAATTCAAGGCCAGAGGAAAGATCCTCTTCAGGCCGGAAGCAAAGGGCCAGGATCTTACCGGTGGCATCATCGACACACCCGTGAAGGTTGA